One segment of Neosynechococcus sphagnicola sy1 DNA contains the following:
- a CDS encoding Maf family protein, which yields MGTFVLASASPARYRLLQSAGITPLVFPSQVDESQVQLSDPLALVQALARLKAEAVAAQLPEEGAFPQLILGCDSVLALNGTIHGKPRDPDDAFQRWQQMRGQVGDLWTGHALVDGLAADRRLLVKAQVTRVYFAQISDREIADYIATGEPLNCAGCFALEGRGGLFIDKLEGCHSNVIGLSLPLLRQMVQQLGHEVSQFWQPA from the coding sequence ATGGGTACTTTTGTTTTAGCCTCTGCCTCACCCGCACGCTACCGATTATTACAAAGTGCTGGCATCACACCGCTTGTCTTTCCCAGCCAGGTGGATGAATCCCAGGTACAACTCAGTGATCCCCTGGCACTGGTGCAAGCCTTAGCCCGCTTGAAAGCAGAAGCCGTTGCTGCGCAACTGCCGGAGGAGGGTGCCTTTCCCCAGCTGATTTTAGGCTGCGATTCAGTGCTGGCCCTCAACGGCACCATTCACGGTAAACCAAGGGATCCCGACGATGCATTCCAACGCTGGCAACAAATGCGAGGTCAGGTGGGGGATTTATGGACCGGCCATGCCTTAGTGGATGGATTGGCAGCAGATCGTCGCCTCTTGGTGAAAGCCCAGGTAACGCGGGTCTATTTTGCCCAAATCAGCGATCGCGAAATTGCAGATTATATCGCCACGGGCGAACCACTGAATTGTGCAGGCTGCTTTGCCCTAGAGGGTCGTGGGGGTCTGTTTATAGACAAACTAGAGGGTTGTCACAGCAATGTCATTGGTCTGAGTTTACCCCTGCTCCGGCAGATGGTGCAGCAGTTAGGCCATGAAGTCTCACAGTTTTGGCAGCCCGCCTAA
- the psbP gene encoding photosystem II reaction center PsbP: MLKKLAAMLLVMLSLSLSPCPAALAVGGLQPYVDSSDGYAFLYPVGWAPVKVTSGPDIVFHDLIEQSENVSVVINPIPAGKTLEDLGTPGEVGYRLSKAAIAPPGSGRQAELVNAEARQIDAKTYYLLEYAVTLSNKQQRHNLASAVVSRGKLYTFNASTTEKRWSKIHSLLEQAVKSFQVNY, translated from the coding sequence ATGCTGAAAAAGCTTGCAGCCATGTTGCTGGTCATGTTGAGTCTGAGTCTGAGTCCCTGTCCAGCTGCCTTAGCCGTGGGTGGTCTCCAACCCTACGTAGACAGTTCCGATGGTTACGCCTTCCTCTATCCAGTCGGTTGGGCACCTGTCAAGGTAACCAGCGGCCCCGATATTGTTTTTCACGACTTGATCGAGCAGAGCGAAAATGTCAGTGTGGTAATTAATCCGATTCCGGCTGGCAAAACTCTTGAGGACTTGGGCACTCCGGGTGAAGTCGGCTATCGCCTCTCAAAAGCTGCGATCGCCCCTCCTGGATCGGGACGACAAGCCGAGCTGGTAAATGCCGAAGCCCGCCAGATAGATGCTAAAACCTATTATTTGCTAGAGTACGCCGTCACCCTCTCTAACAAGCAGCAGCGACACAACCTTGCCAGTGCCGTCGTTAGCCGGGGGAAGCTCTATACGTTTAATGCTTCAACCACGGAGAAGCGCTGGTCTAAGATTCATTCCTTACTAGAACAGGCTGTGAAGTCCTTCCAAGTTAATTATTAA